The Mustela nigripes isolate SB6536 chromosome 4, MUSNIG.SB6536, whole genome shotgun sequence genome includes a window with the following:
- the LOC132015442 gene encoding eukaryotic translation initiation factor 1-like, giving the protein MSASQKLQSFDPFADASKGDHLLPTGTEDYTHITIQERNSRKTLTTVQGITDDYDKKKLLKMFKKKFACHGAVIELLEYGEVIQLQGDQHKNTCQFLVENGLAQDDQLNGVSWALSALGFTEA; this is encoded by the coding sequence ATGTCTGCTAGCCAGAAACTCCAATCTTTCGACCCCTTTGCTGATGCAAGTAAGGGTGACCATCTGCTTCCTACTGGCACTGAGGATTACACCCATATAACAATTCAAGAGAGAAACAGCAGGAAGACCCTTACCACTGTCCAAGGGATCACTGATGATTACgataaaaagaaactattgaAGATGTTTAAGAAGAAATTTGCCTGCCATGGTGCTGTAATTGAGCTTCTAGAATATGGAGAAGTAATTCAGCTACAGGGTGACCAGCACAAGAACACATGCCAGTTCCTGGTAGAGAATGGACTGGCTCAAGATGACCAGCTGAATGGAGTTTCATGGGCTTTAAGTGCTTTAGGCTTCACTGAAGCTTAA